TGCTTATAATTGAGTTGAAAATCGTTATTGGTGGAGAGATTATCCTGACGAAAAATATAGGCTAGCGAATCTCTACCCTCAGCTACCAAGCTACCATGTAAGAGCACACCCAGGACAAGGGTGGTTAATAAGTCCCAAAAAAAGGGAAGCAGGTTGTGAGTTGTATTTAATAGCGATGAGGATAGACCGGGCTTGTCAATTTCAGCCTCGAAGCCACTCCTCTGGGAAGTATGATATTGCCAGATCAGCAATCAATTCTCATGCTTTATGAGACGTACGAATTTCGAACTCTGCTTGCAGGGTGATCCATTTACCTGGTTTCGCCTTGTTTTTTGGTTTCGGTAACAACATGGAACACCTTTTCACCTGGTTTCGCCATACGAAATCTCTCCCGGGCGATGCGCTCCAGATAGTCTGGATCGTTTAATAAACGGTCACGCTCACTCTCTAACTCGGCCTTCTCAATTTCCAGGCGAGAAATATGTGCTTCCATATCCCTGATTTCCTGCTTGAGCTGGAGGAGACTGTAGAGTCCTTCGTCTCTCATCACGAAGATCTGGAACAAAATCAATAAAATAATGGCTCCTGATATCCAGGCGACTTTATTTCCGAATATACCTCCCGAATTTCGGGAAGAGCGACTTGTTGTTGAGCGTGACCCTCTATTTGCCATGTGAATCCTTATTTAGGATTTAGGGCTTTAAAACCTTTAAAAGTTGCCAGATCACCCAGCTCTTCTTCGATACGCAGGAGCTGATTATACTTGGCAATGCGATCGCTGCGTGAGGCAGATCCCGTCTTGATCTGTCCTGCGCTTGTGGCAACGGCCAGGTCTGCAATGGTGGTATCTTCTGTTTCACCTGAACGGTGGGAAATCACACAGGTCATATTGTTCTCATGGGCCAACTTGATGGTATCAAGGGTCTCGGTTAGAGTACCAATCTGGTTCAATTTGATCAAAATGCTATTCATTGCAGTCATATCGATGGCTTTTTGAAGTCTCACAGGGTTAGTCACTGTAAGATCGTCACCAACCAGTTGGATTTTGTCACCCAGCTTGGCGTATAATTTCTGCCAACCTTCCCAATCGTTTTCGTCCATTCCGTCCTCGATGGAGACAATGGGATACTTGGAAATCCAATCAGCATAGAAATCGACAATTTCATCTGAGTTCAGTGTCCGACCTTCACCAGCGAGACTATATAAACCTGTCTTGGGATCATAAATCTCACTTGAAGCAACATCCAGGGCAATAAAGAGATCCTTGCCAGCCTTGTAACCAGTCTTTTCGATAGCTTCCAGAATGACTTCCACGGCCTCTTCGTTTGAACGGAGATTTGGTGCAAATCCACCCTCGTCACCAACAGAAGTATTCATTCCCTTGCTTTTAAGAACACCCTTGAGATGGTGAAAAGTCTCTGCACCCATTTGCAGTGCTTGCTTAAAGGTGGTGGCTCCCAATGGAAAAACCATAAATTCCTGGAAATCAACATTGTTGTCAGCATGCTCGCCACCATTGAGAATATTCATCATGGGAACAGGGAGTAGCGTTGCATCTTCACCACCGAGGTATTCATAAAGCGTAAGATCAAAATCCATGGCGGCAGCTTTGGCCGTTGCCAGTGATATACCCAGGATAGCATTGGCGCCATATTTGGATTTATTTTCCGTTCCATCAGCTGCTATCATTTTTTCATCGATAGCGCGTTGTTCCACGGCTTCCATTCCAATAACCACATCTGACAGTATATCATTTACATTGGCTACGGCTTTGGTAACGCCTTTACCAAGATAAACTGATTTATCTCCATCGCGTAACTCCATGGCTTCATGCTCACCTGTAGAAGCACCGGATGGCACAGCTGCGCGACCAAATGCACCACTTTCCAGGTAGACATCAACTTCAACAGTTGGATTCCCACGAGAATCCATAATTTGACGACTAAAAACATCAACGATCTTTGACATACAAACTCCGATTAAATTTTTCGTTTATGGGGTAATTAATAGTGTTCAGTGCAGTACTCATCGGCTTACAATGTAATCTAAAAGCATTGGGTCTGAAAGCGTGAGAGTTGAAAGTATGAAAACTCAGTTTCATTAACATCAGATACGAACCGGTGACAATCGCTCAGCTCGGTTACAAACCATTTCTCATACTTCAGACCTGTCAGTGGTGAACAGGAATTTTGATAGCCTTCAGCACTTGCAAAAACTATTATAAAGCATGCTGGACACTAAACTTTCACATTTAATCCTGAGTATGCTGAGCATTATCCTTTTTGGGACCACTGGTTATGTGATTATTGAGCATGTCGGATGGTTTGATGCCTTCTATATGACGGCTATTACCCTGGCTACAGTAGGATTTCAAGAGGTCTGGGAGATGTCTGATCTTGGTCATCTCTGGACCATTGTTATTATGTTTTCAGGAATTGGTATGTTCTTCCTGATCGCTGGTCATATTGCAACGCAAGCGGTGGATCTCAAACGTTACAGGAGGTTTCGCATGGCGAAACGAGTTAAAAAATTAAACGAACACTTCATTCTGTGCGGCTATGGACGCATGGGACAAGCCATTGCCAGAGAGCTACTAAGCGCAGGTAAAAGTTTTGTAGTGATTGAAAAAGATGAAGATAAAATTGCTACCCTCATACAAAATGATATTGTCCTTGTAGAAGGAGATGCAACGCGGGACGAGGTCCTGTTGAATGCGGGAATTGAAAAAGCCACCACGCTTATTGGCGTTTTGAGAGATGATCAGGACAATCTGTTTTTAACCCTCTCGGCCAGAAGTTTGAGGAACGATCTTTTAATTCTAACCAGAGCTGCAGTTCCGGCATCTATTGCTAAGATGACCCGGGCGGGTGCAAACCATGTGATCAACCCCTATGAAGCAGCAGGAACAAAATTGGCGCGGCAGGCTATGGCCCCAGGTGTTGTCGATTTCATCGAACTCATCATGAATAGAGGGAATCTTGACCTGGTCCTGGAAACCATCATCATTGAAGCAAACTCCCGCGCGGAAGGCAAATCACTCATCGATCTTGAAGTCCGCAAAAATCATGATATCATCATCACCGCCGTTGAACAACGCACTGGTGAGGCGAACTTTAATCCTGATCCCAACTATAAGTTGAATGTCGATGATAAATTAATCGCCCTGGGCTCAAAGGAAAATCTCATTGGCTTTGAGAAACTTTGTGAGGCTTTGATTTAAAGTTGCAGAGACATACTTGAGGGTCGTCCGCAGATCAACAAATCGCTGATAATTTTAAATTGTAAATAAATAAGATGAATTAGGAAAAAAGAATGGCTTTAACCTGTGGAATTGTTGGACTACCAAACGTCGGTAAATCAACGGTTTTTAATGCGCTAACCGCTTCGGATATCCCTGCTGAAAATTATCCCTTTTGCACCATCGACCCCAATGTGGGTATTGTGCCAATCCCTGATGATAAGTTGCAGGCATTGGCAAGGATATATGAACCAGAAAAGACCACCCCTGCTGTTATGGAATTTGTTGATATTGCTGGTTTGGTAAGGGGAGCCAGCAAAGGGGAGGGTCTGGGGAATCAGTTTCTGGGACACATTCGAGAGGTGACGGCAATCGTCCATGTCGTTCGCTGTTTCGAAGATGACAACGTCACCCATGTGGAGGGTTCTATTGACCCCATCAGAGACATTGAAACCATTGAAAGTGAACTGATCATCAAGGACCTTGATTCTGTTGAAAAACAGCTTCATCGTGTTACAAAACTCGCTCGATCAGGTGATAAAGGTGCCAAAGCGGATGAAGCATTACTCACCAAAATCAGAGAGCACCTCGACGAAATCAACCCCGTTCGGAGCATGGATCTGGAAGCGGATGAAACCACTCGAACCAAGAGCTACTTTTTACTCACCATGAAACCCATACTCTATGTGGCAAATGTGGATGAAAATGAAATTTTGGCTGAAAAACGTAGTTCTCTGACCCAGCGTTTGTTCGATTATGCAGAAGCCACTGGAGCCGGAGCTTTACGTCTCTGCGGCAAGCTTGAGCAAGAGATCGCCATATTGGACGAAGCGGAAAAACTTGATTTTTGTGAGGAATACGGTCTGGCTGAACCTGGTCTCAATAAACTGATCCATCGGGCATACGACCTATTGCATCTCCAATCATTTTATACAGCCGGCCCTAAAGAAGTGAGAGCCTGGACCATCAAAAAGGGTTCAACCGCACCCAAAGCTGCTGCTGAAATTCATACTGATTTCGAGAAGGGTTTCATCAAAGCGGCCATCTTCAAGTTCGATGATCTTATGATTCATGGTTCTGAGAAGGTGCTGAAGGAAAAGGGTCTAATATCCTTACAGGGCAAGGAGTATATTGTTCAAGAAGGTGACTGCATCTACTTCCACTTTAATGTATAATTAAGGCAAGCGCTGCATGCCCAAACTGGATCAAATATCAATTTACCCTATCAAATCCTGCTCTGGAATTAATCTCCAAACCAGTGAGGTACTGGATCGTGGGTTTCCCCTGGACAGAAGATGGCTGCTGGTTGACCAGGGGGGTCAGTTTATCTCTCAACGTACAACTCCTCTGCTGGGTCAGATCAGAATCTCTCTAAATGGTGACCAGCTCCTTGTGAACTACCCTGGTAAATCCCCACTCAACCTGAACTTGAATGTTCAAAGTAATATTCGGCACAAGGCCATGATCTGGAAGGATAAGGTAGATGGTTTATGGGTAGACCAGGAATGTGATGCCTGGTTTAGTGATGTGTTGGGACGAGAGGTTCAACTCATCCATATGAATGAAAAAGTCCATCGACCTCTGACAAAAGATAGTCTCCCACAGGATCGCTTGTTTGAAGTCAGTTTTGCCGATGGATATCCCTACCTTCTGACTTCCCAGGCATCCCTTGATGACCTCAATAGCCGACTTACAAACCCTGTTCCCATGGATAGATTTCGAGCCAATCTGGTGGTGAGTGGATTTGAGGCATTTGCTGAAGATTCATGGAAAAGGATCAGTATCGGTGAAGTCGAGCTTATGGTGGTAAAACCCTGTGCTCGCTGCCAAGTCACAACAATCGATCAACAGACAGGCACTTCCTCCAAAGAACCTTTAAAAACCCTGGCGACCTATCGAAAGCAAGATGGGAAGGTCATGTTCGGCATGAATCTCGTTGCCCTGACTACAGGGACTGTAAATCTAAATGACCCCATTTTAATAATTGGATGAGACTCCATTACCGAAAATATGGAAAGGGCGAGCCCCTTATCATATTACACGGTCTTTTTGGGTCGTCAGATAACTGGCACACCCTGGCCCGCCGATGGGGACAAACATTTCAAGTTTTCACTTTGGATCAGCGGAACCATGGCAGCTCACCTCATGAATCAGCCATGGATTATACAGAGCTGGCCCGGGACCTCCATCAATTCATCGCTCAGGAACGACTGGAACATGTCCATATTGTGGGACACTCTATGGGGGGTAAGGTTGGGATGCTCTTTGCCTCCACCTATCCAGATCTGGTCAGGAGTTTAACGGTTCTGGATATTGGGATTGATCGTGTCGAAGGGAAACATGAGTTCATTCTAAAAGCATTATCATCAATTAATCCTGAGGAGTTTTCAGCTCGAGAGGAAATCAAAGAGGAGCTTCAAACCCTTATTGAGTCATCCCCTATTCAACAATTTCTACTTAAAAACATCCTGAGGAGACTTGATGGTAGTCTGGGCTGGAAATTCAATCGAGATGCACTCCTGGAGCATTATGAGGACTTGACCTCAAGCCTGGATCTCAGCCAGCCCTTCATTGGTTCAGTTCTTTTTCTCCGGGGTGAAAATTCAGATTATCTGGAACCAGAGCTCTCTCCTGAAATTCTACAATATTTTCCACTTGCACAATTGCAAACAATAGAAGGCGCCGGGCATTGGTTGCATGCAGACAAAGCTGATGAGTTGTTCGCATTGGTTGCAGATTTTATCAGTTGATTGTCATCACTCCCTCCTGCATATTTTATGCACAAATATTTGTTATTTTTTTTAGCACTCTATAAGCGAGAGAAATTATGAGAAAAGTTTTTAGCTCAATTGGCATAAGTATTGGCCTGGTCCTCATCACCGCTATCGTTTTCAACTGTGGTCCCACCCCGAAAGCGGCACCAGAGGTTATTGTTGATCCCTTGCGTTTTTCTGATGTAGTGGCAGGTTATAAATCTGCAGATTCCTTAAATAAGCCTCGCCCCAATTCCATCCTTTTCGTAGGTAGTTCGAGTATCCACGGCTGGAAATCTTTGGTATCAGATTTTCCCGAAGTCAATGCTGTGAATCGTGGCATGGGCGGCTCTCACATGTCAGACCTGATCTATTATCTGGATGATATTGTTTTCCCCTACCACCTCAATGCTATTTTGGTGTATGAAGGCGACAATGATATCGCCTCAGGTAAAACCCCTGAGAAGGTTCTCAGTGACTACAATATTTTTGTGTCAAGGGTTCTGGAAAAATGGCCCAAGATGCCCATCTTTTTCATCTCAATTAAACCGAGTTTGGCCCGTATCAAACACATGGAAAACATGGCCAAAGCCAACGCACTTATCAAAGCACGGACAGAAGAGACTAAAAATCTATACTATATTGATGTGTTTACACCCATGCTGGGAGAGGATGGAACTCCTCGGATAGATATTTTTGGACATGATGGTTTGCATATGAATGAAGTTGGCTATGCGTTGTGGACAGAAGTGATTAAAGAGGAATTGGGACTATAAGTCGATGAGTTGATGAGTTGATGAGTTATTGAGTTATTGAGTTATTGAGTTATTGAGTTATTGAGTTTAATGTGGAGATGCTTTGTGCGATGAGGAGTAACAACTTCAGGAGCAACACAATATTGTGAGAATAACATCTAACTTCTAATTTTTAACTTCTAACTTCTAACTTCTAACTTTTAACTTTTAACTTTTAACTTTTAACTTTTAACTTTTAACTTTTAACTATTAACTATTAACTATTAACTATTAACTATTAACTATTAACTATTAACTATTAACTATTAACTATTAACTTCTAACTTCTAACTTCTAACTTCTAACTTCTAACTTCTAACTTCTAACTTCTAACTTCTAACTTTTAACTTTTAACTATTAACTTCTAACTTCTAAATCACTCCCCAATAATTTTCACCAGAACACGTTTGTCACGTTTGCCGTCAAATTCACCATAAAAGATCTGTTCCCAGGTGCCAAAATCTAATCGACCCGAGGTAATGGCAACCACTACCTCTCGGCCCATAATCTGACGTTTGTGGTGGGCATCGCCATTGTCTTCACCTGTACGATTATGATGATAACGCTCTGGACTGGCATCAAAAGGAGCCAACCACTCCAGCCAGCGTTTGTAATCTTCCTTCAATCCAGATTCTTCATCGTTGATAAAAACAGAGGCGGTGATATGCATGGCATTTACCAAACAGAGCCCCTCCTGCACACCACTCTCCTGTACAATGGATACAATATCTCGGGTAATGTTTACAAAACCCATTCGTTCAGGAACATTAAAATGAAGATATTTTGTGGTCGATTTCATACTGTCACCTATTGAACCAGGATAAGACCTGATTGCTCAGCTACCTCAGCTACTTTTTCCGCTGTTCCAAGTCCCTCAACATTTGCATGATTTTCATTTGCCAGAATGGTCCAGATACCTGCTGGTAAAGAGAATTTTGATTTTGATTTTTTATCAGCATTGAGTAACACCAGTATCTGATGTTCCCCTGCCATACTTACACCAAAGGAAAGCTGAGCGGATCCATCCATAAATTTACGATAACCAGTTTCCACATTTCGGATTTCAGGATATGTGTTTCTGATGGAAATCAGGCCACGATAGTAATCTACAAGGGGCTGATTGAGTACTTTTTCTTTCCAGTCCAGCCAGTTGGTTTCATCATCTTTCTCATATGAATTGTGGTCAAGTCGTCCGGCATGCGGATCATTTCCAGCACTATTGGCAATCACCTTCGCGCGACCCCAACTCTGCCCCTGAGCTATCATAACTGGTCCCTGACTGGTCAAAAGATTCAAAGCACCAAACTTATGAATTGCCAGTTCTTCGCTTGATAATTGAGCGACCTGATCCCTGGTTACAACCTCAGAAGCCCCCACCTTACCAAGAGCCAGGCGAATAAAATCACCCATGGTATGATCATCATGACTTTCCAGATAGTTCACACTTTGTGAAGGATCCACAAAATGTCCCCCGTCGCTTTGCAAATAGCCTCGCATGAGCTTTTTGTAGTGCTCCTTTTTCTTGCCATCCCAAAGTTTTCCAAAGATAAATCCGACATCATTCTCACGTGGATTGCGTCCCTTCACACTATTGCGGAAATGATCATTCCATGAAGCCCAGCCATGATCAGCCAACTCCTTTGGGTTGTATCCTCCACCACCCCAGGGTTCACCAATCAGAATAACATCTGGATTGACTGATTGAGTAGCTGCAGTAATTGCATCTACCGTTTCCAAATCAATCATGGCAGCCAGATCAAAACGAAAACCATCGATGTGATATTCTTTCATCCAGTGTAAGAGGCTTTCAACAATCATTTTACGAGACATGATATTCTCGGTTTTAAAATCGTTGCCACATCCACTTTTGGAGAGATAATCGCCCTCTTTATCCAGTCTGAAGTAGTAGTCTTTATCAATGAGTTTAAAGGGATTATCATCATACTGTGAAACATGATTATAGACCACATCCAGAATGACCGATATACCTTCCTTGTGAAGAGCCCGCACCATTTCCTTCATCTCGTTGACTGCTCGTCCATCCTCACCGACCCAGGCTCCCCTGTCCTTTACACCGTCTGAACCGTAGTAAATTTCTGGGGCAAAGAAAAAAGAGGTCATATATCCCCAATGGTTTGCTTCATAGGGGTTCCAATCATTCCAGGTGCTTATTTCTGAATTCTTATAATCGATTTCTATGTTTCCGAACTCCTGGAGAGGTAAAAATTCGATGGCATTATATCCCATATCTTTCAGATGGGCAATTCCACCCTTCTGGGCGGGTTCAATAAAACCCTGATAGGTGCCTGGCTTGATAGCTCCCGAACTTGGATGTACTGTCATATCTCTCAGGTGGGCTTCAAGAATTACAAGATCTCCAATCGCTGCTGAGGTAACCTCAGCTCCCTGCCAATCAAATTCGTCCCGGGGTAAAATGACCGTTTTGCTGGGATATTTAAAATGATTCTGACGTACCACAGCCTCTGAGTAGGGATCGGGAATAATTTGCTTATCGCTGGAAGGAGCAGAATAGGCATAAAACTTGGTGAGCTGCTCATGGGGCACGCTGATTTCCCAGACACCATTAGGTTTTTTGTGCATGGCAAGGTTTTCACCTGTTTCATCGTCGAAATTCTGAAAAAGAACCAGGTTTACCAGGTCTTCTTCCGGTGCGAATAGACGAAAAATCGCCTCATCTTGATTTCTGCTTAACCCCAATTTTTCATCAACGGCGGCAATATTTTTACTACTTGATATCATATCTTTTGCTAACTCCGAATTATTACTACAGGCTACCATCATAACGAGGGCAACCAAACTCAGGATAATTTTCCTGGGAATCATACAAGTACTCCCCTTCTTCTCCAAAAACAATACA
This is a stretch of genomic DNA from Candidatus Neomarinimicrobiota bacterium. It encodes these proteins:
- a CDS encoding septum formation initiator family protein produces the protein MANRGSRSTTSRSSRNSGGIFGNKVAWISGAIILLILFQIFVMRDEGLYSLLQLKQEIRDMEAHISRLEIEKAELESERDRLLNDPDYLERIARERFRMAKPGEKVFHVVTETKKQGETR
- a CDS encoding alpha/beta fold hydrolase, whose product is MRLHYRKYGKGEPLIILHGLFGSSDNWHTLARRWGQTFQVFTLDQRNHGSSPHESAMDYTELARDLHQFIAQERLEHVHIVGHSMGGKVGMLFASTYPDLVRSLTVLDIGIDRVEGKHEFILKALSSINPEEFSAREEIKEELQTLIESSPIQQFLLKNILRRLDGSLGWKFNRDALLEHYEDLTSSLDLSQPFIGSVLFLRGENSDYLEPELSPEILQYFPLAQLQTIEGAGHWLHADKADELFALVADFIS
- a CDS encoding YjbQ family protein produces the protein MKSTTKYLHFNVPERMGFVNITRDIVSIVQESGVQEGLCLVNAMHITASVFINDEESGLKEDYKRWLEWLAPFDASPERYHHNRTGEDNGDAHHKRQIMGREVVVAITSGRLDFGTWEQIFYGEFDGKRDKRVLVKIIGE
- a CDS encoding potassium channel protein, giving the protein MLDTKLSHLILSMLSIILFGTTGYVIIEHVGWFDAFYMTAITLATVGFQEVWEMSDLGHLWTIVIMFSGIGMFFLIAGHIATQAVDLKRYRRFRMAKRVKKLNEHFILCGYGRMGQAIARELLSAGKSFVVIEKDEDKIATLIQNDIVLVEGDATRDEVLLNAGIEKATTLIGVLRDDQDNLFLTLSARSLRNDLLILTRAAVPASIAKMTRAGANHVINPYEAAGTKLARQAMAPGVVDFIELIMNRGNLDLVLETIIIEANSRAEGKSLIDLEVRKNHDIIITAVEQRTGEANFNPDPNYKLNVDDKLIALGSKENLIGFEKLCEALI
- a CDS encoding MOSC domain-containing protein; protein product: MPKLDQISIYPIKSCSGINLQTSEVLDRGFPLDRRWLLVDQGGQFISQRTTPLLGQIRISLNGDQLLVNYPGKSPLNLNLNVQSNIRHKAMIWKDKVDGLWVDQECDAWFSDVLGREVQLIHMNEKVHRPLTKDSLPQDRLFEVSFADGYPYLLTSQASLDDLNSRLTNPVPMDRFRANLVVSGFEAFAEDSWKRISIGEVELMVVKPCARCQVTTIDQQTGTSSKEPLKTLATYRKQDGKVMFGMNLVALTTGTVNLNDPILIIG
- a CDS encoding pullulanase; translation: MIPRKIILSLVALVMMVACSNNSELAKDMISSSKNIAAVDEKLGLSRNQDEAIFRLFAPEEDLVNLVLFQNFDDETGENLAMHKKPNGVWEISVPHEQLTKFYAYSAPSSDKQIIPDPYSEAVVRQNHFKYPSKTVILPRDEFDWQGAEVTSAAIGDLVILEAHLRDMTVHPSSGAIKPGTYQGFIEPAQKGGIAHLKDMGYNAIEFLPLQEFGNIEIDYKNSEISTWNDWNPYEANHWGYMTSFFFAPEIYYGSDGVKDRGAWVGEDGRAVNEMKEMVRALHKEGISVILDVVYNHVSQYDDNPFKLIDKDYYFRLDKEGDYLSKSGCGNDFKTENIMSRKMIVESLLHWMKEYHIDGFRFDLAAMIDLETVDAITAATQSVNPDVILIGEPWGGGGYNPKELADHGWASWNDHFRNSVKGRNPRENDVGFIFGKLWDGKKKEHYKKLMRGYLQSDGGHFVDPSQSVNYLESHDDHTMGDFIRLALGKVGASEVVTRDQVAQLSSEELAIHKFGALNLLTSQGPVMIAQGQSWGRAKVIANSAGNDPHAGRLDHNSYEKDDETNWLDWKEKVLNQPLVDYYRGLISIRNTYPEIRNVETGYRKFMDGSAQLSFGVSMAGEHQILVLLNADKKSKSKFSLPAGIWTILANENHANVEGLGTAEKVAEVAEQSGLILVQ
- the ychF gene encoding redox-regulated ATPase YchF, with the translated sequence MALTCGIVGLPNVGKSTVFNALTASDIPAENYPFCTIDPNVGIVPIPDDKLQALARIYEPEKTTPAVMEFVDIAGLVRGASKGEGLGNQFLGHIREVTAIVHVVRCFEDDNVTHVEGSIDPIRDIETIESELIIKDLDSVEKQLHRVTKLARSGDKGAKADEALLTKIREHLDEINPVRSMDLEADETTRTKSYFLLTMKPILYVANVDENEILAEKRSSLTQRLFDYAEATGAGALRLCGKLEQEIAILDEAEKLDFCEEYGLAEPGLNKLIHRAYDLLHLQSFYTAGPKEVRAWTIKKGSTAPKAAAEIHTDFEKGFIKAAIFKFDDLMIHGSEKVLKEKGLISLQGKEYIVQEGDCIYFHFNV
- the eno gene encoding phosphopyruvate hydratase; amino-acid sequence: MSKIVDVFSRQIMDSRGNPTVEVDVYLESGAFGRAAVPSGASTGEHEAMELRDGDKSVYLGKGVTKAVANVNDILSDVVIGMEAVEQRAIDEKMIAADGTENKSKYGANAILGISLATAKAAAMDFDLTLYEYLGGEDATLLPVPMMNILNGGEHADNNVDFQEFMVFPLGATTFKQALQMGAETFHHLKGVLKSKGMNTSVGDEGGFAPNLRSNEEAVEVILEAIEKTGYKAGKDLFIALDVASSEIYDPKTGLYSLAGEGRTLNSDEIVDFYADWISKYPIVSIEDGMDENDWEGWQKLYAKLGDKIQLVGDDLTVTNPVRLQKAIDMTAMNSILIKLNQIGTLTETLDTIKLAHENNMTCVISHRSGETEDTTIADLAVATSAGQIKTGSASRSDRIAKYNQLLRIEEELGDLATFKGFKALNPK